The DNA region TGTtgctttgtttttttgtttttggacaTAGGATACAGTTGAAGCGCTTGTGCTCTTTTTGGATAAAAAATgggatgtttttttttttgacaaGGTTCTTTTCTCTGGGTTCTTACATGAGCGCATTATGAACAGGTAATACCCGGGACATTTTGGTATCTGTTTCAGAGGCGGGTTTTTCGGTTGTACATGTTTGATAAAATACATGAATGTGGTTTAATGCTAATCGTACCTACATTACGCTTCTCGCTCGTGTCTGTTCCTGTTGTCGAGACTTCCTTCTCATTGCAGCAATCTGGGAATTGAGGAAGGGACTATCACGTGGACTTGCTCATTTCTCGTCCTACCTCTGTCGTCTTCAATTCCAGGTTTTTGGCCCAACCGACTCCCAGCCTGTCACATTGCGATTCAGCACACCTTCAAGGCCAGGACAGCCCTATCAGATCTTGTCATGGCGACACAGATGCTACTCGTCTTCGGAAGCGTGCAGCAGCTTGGGCAATTACCCCGCTGGCACCCGACTGTGGGCCTCACATAGGTATGGTTGTCCAGAAAACACTGATACAGGACACCAGCAGACGCAAACCCCTTTCTGATTTTACACTACGCGCGACACCCAAAACAGTCCTCAACCATCATCGAACACATACATCATGACTTCACAGAGCCCCCAATATCAACACTTTGTCCCTCAGTTCCTCCTTCGTAACTTCTCTCACCCCTACAAGCCAGATGGACCAACCAAAGGCCGCAAATTCCAAAAGGGGATGTTCCCAAAAGACAAAGTCGTTCGGCACGTTGATTTCGCGGTTGATCCGCCTGTTATTTGTGAGAGTCCCGTCAACCGGATCTTGGGACTGGTCAACATGTACGACAACCCGAACAAGCCAACCGCTTTGCAACGAGAAGTCGAGATCCTGTTCTCCAAACTTGAGCATCAAGCTAGCCAGATCTTCCGCAAGATCAGCAAGGCTTTCGAGCAGAAAAGTACCGTGGTTTCAATGTCACGAGCTGAACGCGATCTCATGCGCAagttcctcttcctcctcatgTACCGGAACAGAGGGTTTCATACCCGCTTCAACCATGCCACGCCCGACGGGTACAACGAGAATGATAAGGAGCTTGTGCGCGAGTACATGCGCAAGAACAATATCATCACGCCACTGGATGTGTGGCTCGACGGGATCAAGACCATCATCGAGCTCCCTATGGACCCGGGAAAGAAGTGGctgggggtgttgatgggcAAGATGTACCCTCAAGACGCCATGTGGTTCTGGTTACACGTTGAGTTCTCCTACATGGCTATTCTCACCCCTGCAGAGGATGGCGACGAGTTTATTCTGACCGACAACGCGTATGCGATATTCGAAGGCCCCAATACTTCTGCGCTGGACGCGGAGACGCAGGAAGTCATTGATACTGAATATCTTCCCCTTCATACATTTGCACCTATTTCACCCAAGCTCTTGATCGTGCTCCGAGCCGACATATTTCCCGATCCCCTGGAAGACGCTGATGAGCGTGTTAGGGAGGCGCGGAAACTTATGCGATTAGCATGTCGTGCCCCTTTGGAATCCCCAGGCTCGGAGAAGGTTCGCTCATTGCTGGCGGACCTTCCCATCTCAAAAGCTCGAAACAACTACACGGTGATCGTTGATAGCCGACTTGAGCTCAAAGCCGGGCAGCCTCCTAAAAGACGTCAAACAGACAGATTCGACTTCACCATCTTCCCTGTCAAACAAAACCACGTCAACATGATCAACGGGATTCTTTTGGACAGTTGTGCCCCTTGTACAAGCATCGTGTTTGAGTCTCGTGACGCCTTTGCCCGCACACTCGAGTGGTATCTCACTGCACCTTGCAGCATGGGCAAAGTGTTGGGTGGGAAACACAAGGAGACCCGCCGCCGGGCTTTGTTCAAGTTGGAGGCCATCTCCCGAGCCTTGGGTTCGCAAAAGGAAACCAAGTGGGAAGATGTAGAAGAAGTTGTGATGAACAATATCGAGCAGTGGCGAGCAGAGAACCTTGACAAGCAATGAAATCTTGTACGGCTCATGAACGCAGATCTTGACGGTCTATACGAAGGAGTTCACAGGCAGGCAAACAAATATGGAAGGCCATTCAACTCGAAGTCTTATGGCCCATACTTTCTCCTTGGTAAGTCTTCCATGTCTACGTTGCATTGGTCGACGCTCACGGTGTCTAACAAACTATCTCATACACAGGTGGCTCACGGTACACAGCAGAGGAGGACTTTGCACAGGCTGGCTTGATACGAAGATTCAGAATCAAGATTGACCTCTGGTCTAAAGGGATGGTTGATGAAGTTATTCGGCAGAGAAACAGGGACTTGATCGAGACTGCCTACCTTCGGCTCCCGCCACGACGTGTTTGGATGCTCATCAAGCTGATCAGACTGATGTTCCTTGCCGGTCCGGATAAGCCGGTAGACCTAAAGCTAGCAAAAAGCGAATTCGAGGGTCCAGAGGATACGATTTCACGGGGTATGTCCCGATGGGGATTAAACTTTGATGACTGTCAAGGCTCACCGACCATAGTCCACCATCTTGTCACACCCGAAGTCCTAAACGACCTTCTCTGGAGGACTCACATCAACGACATGTATTCGAGACGGAATCATGGCGTTGACATTTGGGCCAGGCAGAACGGCGGCTGGGATCTTGCAGCGTGGGAGATGCCGTTTTTGCATCACATACGGGGTGCGTAGAGTTGAACTCAATTCAATGACTGAGGAAATTATAACTGACAATGTCATAGGAAGCATCAGAAACTGCGGTTAGGCCACTCTAACTATCAATAATGTGGCAATACTGACTCTAGCGTGCCAGGTATACCTGCAATCGAGAAGTTCGGACTGGAAGTTCCCGGATCTCCAACCCCCGCTTGCACCATTGACACTTTTAGGGACATGAGACCGACGGATATACGCAAGACAATTGTCGAGCTCAATGTGAGGAAGCTAGCAGAGTTGGAATTTGACTCTCTTTTCGATAACCAGGTGGAAGGTCACGATCTGTTGATGGAGTTCAAAAGGCTGTTCTTCCAGCTGTCATACCCAACCCCACCCTACACGTGGTTATTGGAAATGGCAGTTCGAGCTGGAGTGTTGTGAAGAAAATGGTAAACATTAAGCAGTCGTTCTTGCTTTTCATAAATCATTACAACAGTCTACCGATCCATCACTTCATAATATCCCAAGCCGTAACCCCCGtcttgacctcctcaccGCTTTTCCTTCTGACCATACTCtcatcttccccctccttggccttctcggTATCagtcagcttcttcttccgctTCAGCTCAGCCCAAACGGAGACACCAATCCAGATGGCGCCAATAACACCTGCCACAGCGGCGTACACAGTCTTTTTCTGGTTCGTGGCTTGAGATAGATGCAGACCCAAGCCACCGGTGATGatgccgatgatgatgctgccCCTGCCGTTGGCCAGGTGGAGCTGGGACCAGATCTGGCGCTTTTGCACCTTGCGGAACTTGAGATGGTGCACCACGCCGAGGACGGGCTGGATGAGAAACAGAACGAGGAGGACAAGACCGAGAATAGGGTGGTAGTTTGTTGATGTATTCGACAGCTATCTCTTATTAGCATAGGGTGaaaagaggggaaaaggggggaacaTACCAAAGACCCAGAAGGAATCCTGATCATGTTGACGAGGTAAATCCCCAGCGCAGCACCGCTAATGTAAATGATGGTGGCCAACACCTGGAAAATGACATGCACCCAGAACCCCCACTTCCCAGGCAACACCCGGAGAAGGATCGACCCAATGGGGAAAAGaaccaccatcgccagcgAGGCGAGGATCCCGTGGATGGTGCGGTAGTTCATCGCTTGTTGCGTGTCGAACGGGGCGCgggagttgttgttgccattgCGGTAGCGGTAGCGGTAGCCGCCTGCGTTGCCGGTGCCAAAGTAGGCGTTTGTTGATGACGCCGAGTTGGAGTTGAagttggagttggagttggagttggagttggagttggagttggagtCGGAGTTGTGGCTgccggaagaggaggatgtgccgtcgttgtcgttgttgctaGGGTAATACCCACTTCCGAAGccggtgctgctgccgccgccgccgaaggAGGACCCACTTCTACCGCTgccggaagaggaggacccACTTctaccgccgccgctgctgctgccacggGCTGCCTCCACGGCGAAAGCTAAGCACGCGACGAGGAGCGCGATTTGGAGCAGGcggagggtgaagaaggtgagggaCTTCATTTTGAGATCAGCACTCACTCtacaccaaaaagaaaagtatgTACAACGAAGGTGGTAAAAGAGGTGAGGATTATGATAACCATGGGCGTGCCATGgctttttaattaaatcaTATTTTTGACAAGCTGCCGCAGGCACCC from Podospora pseudopauciseta strain CBS 411.78 chromosome 6, whole genome shotgun sequence includes:
- a CDS encoding hypothetical protein (EggNog:ENOG503P424; COG:P) encodes the protein MKSLTFFTLRLLQIALLVACLAFAVEAARGSSSGGGRSGSSSSGSGRSGSSFGGGGSSTGFGSGYYPSNNDNDGTSSSSGSHNSNSNFNSNSASSTNAYFGTGNAGGYRYRYRNGNNNSRAPFDTQQAMNYRTIHGILASLAMVVLFPIGSILLRVLPGKWGFWVHVIFQVLATIIYISGAALGIYLVNMIRIPSGSLLSNTSTNYHPILGLVLLVLFLIQPVLGVVHHLKFRKVQKRQIWSQLHLANGRGSIIIGIITGGLGLHLSQATNQKKTVYAAVAGVIGAIWIGVSVWAELKRKKKLTDTEKAKEGEDESMVRRKSGEEVKTGVTAWDIMK
- a CDS encoding hypothetical protein (EggNog:ENOG503NX74; COG:S); the protein is MATQMLLVFGSVQQLGQLPRWHPTSPQYQHFVPQFLLRNFSHPYKPDGPTKGRKFQKGMFPKDKVVRHVDFAVDPPVICESPVNRILGLVNMYDNPNKPTALQREVEILFSKLEHQASQIFRKISKAFEQKSTVVSMSRAERDLMRKFLFLLMYRNRGFHTRFNHATPDGYNENDKELVREYMRKNNIITPLDVWLDGIKTIIELPMDPGKKWLGVLMGKMYPQDAMWFWLHVEFSYMAILTPAEDGDEFILTDNAYAIFEGPNTSALDAETQEVIDTEYLPLHTFAPISPKLLIVLRADIFPDPLEDADERVREARKLMRLACRAPLESPGSEKVRSLLADLPISKARNNYTVIVDSRLELKAGQPPKRRQTDRFDFTIFPVKQNHVNMINGILLDSCAPCTSIVFESRDAFARTLEWYLTAPCSMGKVLGGKHKETRRRALFKLEAISRALGSQKETKWEDVEEVVMNNIEQWRAENLDKQ
- a CDS encoding hypothetical protein (EggNog:ENOG503NX74; COG:S), translating into MNADLDGLYEGVHRQANKYGRPFNSKSYGPYFLLGGSRYTAEEDFAQAGLIRRFRIKIDLWSKGMVDEVIRQRNRDLIETAYLRLPPRRVWMLIKLIRLMFLAGPDKPVDLKLAKSEFEGPEDTISRVHHLVTPEVLNDLLWRTHINDMYSRRNHGVDIWARQNGGWDLAAWEMPFLHHIRGA